A stretch of Lepisosteus oculatus isolate fLepOcu1 chromosome 11, fLepOcu1.hap2, whole genome shotgun sequence DNA encodes these proteins:
- the ier2b gene encoding immediate early response gene 2 protein, protein MEMTCDAKRIVAVSLGKLYSSRSQRGGCRLHRSLLLSLVVRSAREIYHACSAQAAAAVPGQERMDTGSPPAGAPAPPGRPLAPRLENTSAAQGGEPRAPYGSDGPSDKENCSPVGQRRLTRKRPGTTAAEPEFLPSKRARMEAAGEEQPPSRLAALRCHRAGETLSAMPLSRAIVAF, encoded by the coding sequence ATGGAGATGACCTGCGACGCGAAGAGGATCGTGGCCGTGTCCCTGGGCAAGCTCTACAGCTCCCGCAGTCAGCGTGGCGGCTGCCGCCTGCACCGCAGCCTGCTGCTGTCCCTGGTCGTGCGCTCCGCCCGGGAGATCTACCACGCCTGCAGCGCGCAGGCCGCCGCGGCCGTCCCGGGGCAGGAGCGCATGGACACGGGCAGCCCGCCCGCCGGGGCCCCGGCGCCCCCTGGCCGGCCGCTGGCGCCAAGGCTGGAGAACACCAGCGCGGCGCAGGGCGGGGAGCCCCGGGCTCCGTACGGCAGCGACGGCCCTTCGGACAAGGAGAACTGCAGCCCCGTCGGCCAGCGCCGGCTGACGCGGAAGCGCCCGGGAACGACCGCCGCCGAGCCCGAGTTCCTGCCCAGCAAGAGGGCGCGGATGGAGGCGGCCGGCGAAGAGCAGCCGCCCAGCCGGCTCGCTGCGCTCCGGTGCCACCGCGCCGGAGAGACCCTGAGCGCCATGCCGCTGTCCCGGGCCATCGTGGCCTTCTGA